TGAGCCCCAGCCTGTAGCCTCGTTCCGTGAGCCTCAGGTCAGCATTATTCTGCCTGAGAAGCAGCCTGTACTCAGCCCTGGATGTCATCATCCTGTATGGCTCCGCGGTCCCTTTCGTTACAAGATCGTCAATGAGCACGCCTATATATGCCTCCGACCTGTCGAGAATCACTGGCTCCAACCCCTTCACTAATAGGGCGGCATTTATCCCAGCAATCAACCCCTGGGCGGCCGCCTCCTCGTAGCCCGAAGTCCCGTTGATCTGGCCGGCGCAAAAAAGCCCGTCCATGCCCCTGACCTCGAGCGAGGGCTCCAGCTGGGTCGGGGCAATGCAATCATATTCGATGGCATAGCCGGGTCGCGCCATCCTCGCATTCTCGAGCCCGGGGACGCTATGCAGCATTTCAACCTGGACATCCTCCGGCAGGCTGGTCGACATCCCGCTAACATACATCTCCTCAGTTTCCAGCCCCTCAGGCTCCAGGAAAACCTGGTGGCGCTCCTTCTCCGGGAATTCCACAACCTTGCTCTCTATCGACGGACAGTACCTGGGCCCCCTGCCCTTGATCGCGCCCGTGTACAGGGGCGCCCTGTCCAGGTTATCCATGATGATCTCATGGGTCCTCCCGGTCGTATACGTCAGCCAGCAGGGAACCTGGTCAGCACGGGTCCTCTCCGTCTCATGGGAAAATCCCATATTGAGTATCTCGCCTGGCTGGATCAGCATCCTGGAAAAATCCACAGACCTCTTAAAAACCCGCGGGGGCGTCCCCGTCTTGAAACGCATAACCTCAAAGCCCGTGCTTCTTAACCATTCCGAGAGCTTCAAGGCCGGGTGCTGGCCCTGAGGCCCGGATGGGTAGTTGATCATCCCAATATGCACCCTGCCCCCTAGGTATGTGCCTGTCGTCAGGATGACAGCCTTCGCTCCATATTCGATGCCCGTGCTGGTCCTCACCCCGATGACGCGGGATCCCCTCAACAAGATCTCGTCAACGACCCCCTGGCGGAGGTCGAGACCCTCTTGGCGCTCGAGGACCTGTTTTAAAGCCGCCTGGTAACGCTTCTTATCGGCCTGAGCCCGCAATGAATGCACCGCCGGGCCTTTTTTTGTGTTAAGCATCCGAATCTGGAGGTATGTCTTATCAATATTCCTGCCCATCTCCCCGCCGAGCGCGTCTATCTCCCGCACGAGCTGGGCCTTTGCGGGGCCCCCGATGCTCGGATTGCAGGCCATCAAACCTGTATTATCTATATTCAAGCTGAGCGCCAGCGTCCTGCAACCCATCCGCGCGGCTGCAAGCGCCGCCTCAGCGCCAGCATGCCCTGTTCCGATAACTATGACATCGTAGTTTTCCATCATCACATCCCTTCACTCCTTCTACGCCCCTTCGACCTCG
This sequence is a window from Bacillota bacterium. Protein-coding genes within it:
- the mnmG gene encoding tRNA uridine-5-carboxymethylaminomethyl(34) synthesis enzyme MnmG encodes the protein MMENYDVIVIGTGHAGAEAALAAARMGCRTLALSLNIDNTGLMACNPSIGGPAKAQLVREIDALGGEMGRNIDKTYLQIRMLNTKKGPAVHSLRAQADKKRYQAALKQVLERQEGLDLRQGVVDEILLRGSRVIGVRTSTGIEYGAKAVILTTGTYLGGRVHIGMINYPSGPQGQHPALKLSEWLRSTGFEVMRFKTGTPPRVFKRSVDFSRMLIQPGEILNMGFSHETERTRADQVPCWLTYTTGRTHEIIMDNLDRAPLYTGAIKGRGPRYCPSIESKVVEFPEKERHQVFLEPEGLETEEMYVSGMSTSLPEDVQVEMLHSVPGLENARMARPGYAIEYDCIAPTQLEPSLEVRGMDGLFCAGQINGTSGYEEAAAQGLIAGINAALLVKGLEPVILDRSEAYIGVLIDDLVTKGTAEPYRMMTSRAEYRLLLRQNNADLRLTERGYRLGLISQERYDRFCRRRDAIRDEIRRLESTSGPVAGMTLADLLKRPGFTYTDLEPIDKRRSSRLPADVIAEVEIELKYAGYIKKEQEQVERFHRLEGKKIPEGLDYSALSGLSAEAREKLSRIRPLSLGQASRISGVSPSDVSVLMIHLESMRRGAERRADGGL